One window of the Eucalyptus grandis isolate ANBG69807.140 chromosome 6, ASM1654582v1, whole genome shotgun sequence genome contains the following:
- the LOC104450680 gene encoding LOW QUALITY PROTEIN: coatomer subunit beta-1 (The sequence of the model RefSeq protein was modified relative to this genomic sequence to represent the inferred CDS: inserted 1 base in 1 codon) gives MQKQMEKSCTLLVHFDKGASSLANEIKEALEGNDVPLKVDALKKAIMLLLNGETIPQLFITIIRYVLPSEDHTIQKLLLLYLEIIDKTDARGKVLPEMILICQNLRNNLQHPNEYIRGVTLRFLCRLNEVEIIEPLIPSIVENLEHRHPFVRRNAILAVMSLYRLPDGQNLLDQAPEIIEKVLSTEQDHSSKRNAFLMLFNCSQERAVNYLFTHIDRINDWGEQLQMVVLELIRKVCRSNKAEKGKYIKIIISLLNAPSTAVIYECASTLVSLSSAPTAXRAAASTYSQLLLSQSDNNVKLIVLDRLNELKSSHREIMVELVMDVLRALSSPNLDIRRKTLDIALELITPRNVDEVVLMLKKEVVKTQSGELEKNGEYRQMLVQAIHTCAIKFPEVASTVVHLLMDFLGDSNVASAMDVVVFVREIIETNPKLRVSIITRLLDTFYQIRAARVCSCALWIIGEYCLSLSEVESGISTIKQCLGDLPFYTAAAEEGEGQDASKSSQPVNVAATSSRRPAILADGTYATQSAALETAMSPPTLVQGSLTSIGNLRSLILSGDFFLGAVVACTLTKLVLRLEEVQPSKVEVNKATTQALLIMASMLQLGQSPVLPHPIDNDSHDRVILCIRLLCNTGDEIRKIWLQSCRESFVKMLAEKQLQETEEIKAKAQISHAQPDDLIDFYHLKSRKGMSQLELEDEVQDDLKRATGEFTKDGDDANKLNRILQLTGFSDPVYAEAYVTVHHYDIVLDVTVINRTKDTLQNLCLELATMGDLKLVERPQNYTLAPESSKQIKANIKVSSTETGVIFGNIVYETSSNVLERTVVVLNDIHIDIMDYISPAYCADAAFRTMWAEFEWENKVAINTVIQGEKEFLNHIIKSTNMKCLTPPSALEGECGFLAANLYAKSVFGEDALVNVSVEKQVDGKLSGYIRIRSKTQGIALSLGDKITLKQKGAALMELQLFI, from the exons ATGCAGAAGCAGATGGAGAAATCGTGCACCCTCCTGGTCCACTTCGACAAGGGGGCGTCGTCGCTGGCGAACGAGATCAAGGAGGCGCTGGAGGGGAACGACGTGCCGCTCAAGGTGGACGCCCTCAAGAAGGCCATCATGCTCCTCCTCAACGGCGAGACCATCCCGCAGCTCTTCATCACCATCATCCGCTACGTCCTCCCCAGCGAGGACCACACCATCCagaagctcctcctcctctaccTCGAGATCATCGACAAGACCGACGCCCGCGGCAAGGTCCTCCCGGAGATGATCCTCATCTGCCAGAACCTCCGCAACAACCTCCAGCACCCCAACGAGTACATCCGCGGCGTCACCCTCCGCTTCCTCTGCCGCCTCAACGAGGTCGAGATCATCGAGCCCCTGATCCCGTCGATCGTCGAGAATCTGGAGCACCGCCACCCCTTCGTCCGCCGCAATGCGATCCTCGCGGTCATGTCCCTGTATAGGCTCCCCGATGGGCAGAACCTGCTGGATCAGGCGCCCGAGATCATCGAGAAGGTGCTCTCCACCGAGCAGGACCATTCGAGTAAGCGCAATGCGTTCCTCATGCTCTTCAATTGTTCTCAGGAGAGGGCTGTGAATTATCTGTTTACGCACATCGATAGGATTAATGATTGGGGGGAGCAGCTGCAGATGGTTGTTTTGGAGTTGATTAGGAAAGTGTGTAGATCCAATAAGGCTGAGAAAGGGAAGTACATTAAGATTATCATATCGTTGCTTAATGCCCCATCAACTGCGGTGATATATGAGTGCGCCAGTACACTCGTGTCGCTGTCCTCTGCGCCGACGG CAAGGGCCGCAGCAAGCACGTATAGCCAGCTGCTGTTGTCGCAGAGTGATAACAATGTGAAGCTGATTGTGCTTGATAGGTTGAACGAGCTTAAGAGCTCACACAGGGAAATTATGGTTGAGCTGGTGATGGATGTACTTAGAGCACTTTCAAGTCCGAATCTTGATATTCGGAGAAAGACGCTTGACATCGCCCTCGAGTTGATTACTCCTAGAAATGTAGAtgaggtcgttttgatgttgaAGAAGGAGGTTGTGAAGACTCAAAGCGGGGAGCTTGAGAAGAATGGAGAGTACAGGCAAATGCTCGTGCAAGCTATCCATACTTGTGCAATTAAGTTCCCTGAGGTGGCAAGCACGGTCGTGCATCTCCTAATGGATTTCTTGGGCGATTCCAATGTGGCTTCAGCTATGGATGTTGTTGTCTTTGTGCGTGAGATAATTGAGACGAATCCCAAATTACGGGTCTCTATCATTACCAGACTGTTGGACACTTTCTACCAGATCCGTGCTGCAAGAGTTTGTTCTTGCGCTCTTTGGATTATTGGGGAATATTGTCTCTCCCTCTCAGAAGTTGAGAGTGGCATCTCTACTATTAAACAGTGTCTTGGAGACCTCCCATTCTACACGGCAGCTGCTGAAGAGGGTGAGGGACAAGATGCATCAAAGAGTTCTCAGCCAGTGAACGTGGCAGCTACATCTTCTAGGAGACCTGCAATACTCGCTGATGGGACTTATGCTACCCAAAGTGCAGCTCTGGAAACTGCCATGTCTCCTCCAACCCTTGTTCAGGGCTCATTGACATCTATAGGAAACTTAAGATCGCTGATCCTTTCAGGTGATTTTTTCCTTGGGGCGGTTGTGGCATGTACCCTGACAAAGCTTGTATTGAGGTTGGAGGAGGTCCAACCATCAAAGGTGGAAGTTAACAAAGCAACCACTCAGGCCTTGTTGATTATGGCATCTATGCTACAGCTGGGTCAGTCGCCAGTTCTTCCACACCCAATTGACAATGACTCTCATGACAGAGTCATCCTTTGCATTAGGCTGTTGTGCAACACTGGTGATGAAATAAGGAAGATATGGTTGCAATCTTGCAGAGAAAGTTTTGTGAAGATGCTTGCAGAAAAGCAGCTCCAAGAGACGGAGGAAATTAAAGCAAAAGCTCAGATATCTCATGCTCAACCAGATGATCTGATTGACTTCTACCACTTGAAGAGCAGGAAG GGTATGAGCCAGCTTGAATTGGAAGATGAGGTCCAGGATGATCTTAAACGTGCCACTGGAGAGTTCACAAAGGATGGAGATGATGCAAATAAACTCAATCGCATTCTTCAGCTCACTGGATTCAGCGATCCTGTCTATGCCGAAGCATATGTGACGGTTCATCATTATGACATTGTGCTGGATGTCACTGTCATTAATCGCACTAAGGATACCCTTCAGAATTTGTGCTTAGAGCTTGCAACCATGGGTGATCTTAAACTTGTGGAGCGCCCTCAGAATTACACACTTGCTCCAGAGTCAAGCAAGCAGATAAAGGCAAATATAAAAGTCTCTTCAACAGAAACGGGAGTAATTTTTGGTAACATAGTGTATGAGACTTCGTCAAATGTGCTTGAAAGGACAGTAGTTGTGCTGAATGACATTCATATTGACATAATGGACTACATATCTCCTGCATACTGTGCTGATGCTGCCTTCAGAACCATGTGGGCTGAGTTTGAGTGGGAAAATAAG GTTGCTATTAATACTGTTATCCAGGGTGAGAAGGAGTTTTTGAACCACATCATCAAGTCAACTAACATGAAGTGCCTCACTCCTCC GTCCGCACTAGAAGGCGAATGTGGTTTCCTTGCTGCTAATTTGTATGCAAAGAGTGTTTTTGGTGAGGACGCTCTGGTGAATGTGAGCGTTGAAAAGCAAGTCGATGGAAAGCTTAGTGGATACATCCGGATACGGAGTAAAACTCAAGGGATTGCTCTGAGTCTTGGTGATAAGATCACTCTGAAGCAGAAGGGAGCGGCTTTGATGGAACTACAACTGTTTATTTGA
- the LOC120294543 gene encoding uncharacterized protein LOC120294543 — MAEGKSIESLVAARDLLKTSLDKSRALGLELDGMSLRLETADQRLLSLESAFRPASRKKCTFLAIGDHIDCAIRPADAVLKVYESVRELEHSLNSVVAGVIELLEDNGMTNERYVLNLKSSLSILQDLQSSEMKSHRDGGALSIAFDKLECEFKQLLTENSAPPAFDSLTECPVTKDACVASSPFPASVMQKLQAILERLNMSNQLESCIHAYVDVRTLNARASLQALHLEYLESPTLQFDDEQTMK, encoded by the exons ATGGCCGAGGGAAAGAGCATCGAGAGCCTTGTGGCGGCTAGAGACTTGTTGAAGACTAGCCTCGACAAGTCGAGGGCTCTCGGCCTTGAGTTAGATGGAATGAGTCTAAGATTGGAAACGGCGGACCAGAGATTGTTGTCTCTGGAGTCTGCATTTAGACCCGCCTCTCGGAAAAAGTGCACGTTCCTTGCAATTGGAGACCACATAGACTGCGCCATACGACCGGCGGACGCGGTCCTGAAAGTCTACGAGTCTGTTCGTGAGCTCGAGCACTCACT CAATTCAGTGGTTGCAGGTGTGATCGAGCTTTTGGAAGACAATGGGATGACCAACGAGCGCTATGTTTTAAACTTGAAGAGTTCATTGAGCATCCTCCAAGATTTGCAGTCTTCTGAAATGAAGTCACATCGTGACGGAGGAGCTCTAAGTATCGCATTCGACAAACTAGAATGTGAGTTTAAGCAGCTTCTGACAGAAAATAGTGCTCCTCCTGCATTTGACTCACTGACAGAATGTCCCGTGACGAAGGATGCTTGTGTCGCTTCATCACCTTTTCCAGCATCTGTCATGCAGAAGTTGCAAGCCATCCTCGAGAGATTGAATATGAGCAACCAGCTGGAAAGCTGTATACATGCTTATGTCGATGTCCGGACCTTGAATGCTAGAGCAAGTTTACAAGCTCTCCACTTGGAGTATCTCGAGAGTCCAACCTTGCAATTCGATGATGAGCAGACAATGAAGTGA
- the LOC120294542 gene encoding exocyst complex component EXO70A1-like, with translation MKHVFEHEHRLSMQVFEKLGQEVWTRCFTMIASRTGIAAFLQFGNKFTESKKSPDKLLNLLKVFAVLDDLRSDFSQLFGTKACAEIQTLTRDLIRNVVHGAWEIFWELSFQVELQRQSPPPSDGSVPLLVSFVMEYCNQLLGDKYRPTMIQILVIHQSWKHEKYQEGLFTNQIYNIVKEIGLNLDSWSKGLPRPQAHSFLFMMNNHHYFCSLKGTKLGDMMGESWLRAHEQYKDYYSTLYLKESWGKLLAPITQAATDLTAEEEPIDRDLLKKRLKAFNEAFDDMYKKQYNWIIPDEDLREKMCQRVVQAIAPIYGSYIKKYTTSITPDDSAHRYIKHSVQSLENMLGSLFQPKHRKLGNSKSVTTNYPIDNMKNAMTSQLYLTLTAA, from the coding sequence ATGAAGCATGTCTTTGAGCACGAGCATAGGCTAAGCATGCAGGTCTTCGAGAAACTGGGGCAGGAAGTTTGGACAAGGTGCTTCACAATGATCGCTTCCCGTACTGGAATTGCAGCGTTTCTCCAATTTGGAAATAAGTTCACAGAAAGCAAGAAGAGCCCTGACAAGTTGTTGAATCTGTTGAAAGTTTTTGCAGTCCTGGACGATCTAAGATCAGATTTTTCTCAACTCTTTGGTACGAAAGCCTGCGCTGAAATCCAAACCCTGACAAGAGATCTCATTAGAAACGTTGTTCACGGTGCTTGGGAGATATTCTGGGAGCTCTCCTTTCAAGTGGAACTACAAAGGCAGAGCCCTCCTCCATCAGATGGCAGCGTTCCGCTGCTCGTGAGCTTTGTCATGGAGTACTGCAATCAGCTGCTGGGTGACAAGTACAGGCCCACCATGATCCAAATCCTGGTGATCCACCAGAGCTGGAAGCATGAAAAGTATCAAGAGGGGCTATTCACCAATCAGATTTACAACATCGTGAAGGAAATTGGGCTGAACTTGGATTCGTGGTCAAAAGGCCTACCACGACCGCAAGCACACTCCTTCCTCTTCATGATGAACAACCACCACTATTTCTGCAGTCTCAAAGGCACGAAGCTTGGCGACATGATGGGCGAGTCTTGGCTAAGAGCACATGAGCAATACAAGGATTACTATTCCACGCTCTACCTGAAGGAGAGCTGGGGAAAGCTTCTAGCTCCTATTACACAAGCCGCTACCGATCTAACAGCTGAAGAGGAACCAATAGATAGAGACCTTCTCAAGAAGAGGCTGAAGGCATTCAATGAAGCTTTTGATGACATGTACAAGAAGCAATATAATTGGATCATCCCTGATGAAGATTTGAGGGAAAAGATGTGCCAACGTGTGGTGCAGGCCATCGCGCCCATTTATGGGAGTTACATAAAAAAATACACAACTTCGATCACTCCAGACGACAGTGCCCACCGCTATATCAAGCATTCTGTGCAGAGCTTGGAGAACATGCTCGGCTCTCTCTTTCAACCAAAGCACAGAAAGCTCGGAAATAGTAAGAGTGTCACGACGAATTACCCCATCGACAATATGAAAAACGCAATGACCAGTCAACTCTACCTTACTCTGACTGCTGCTTAG